The following proteins come from a genomic window of Corynebacterium sp. P4-C1:
- a CDS encoding tyrosine-type recombinase/integrase: MPINAITPDQVRTWHAEQLKSGKKTSVGRQYDLMKSVLKTAEEDGLIAKNPCRVRGGSKTSTELTVTAPTDSELDIIIEAMPEHLRYPVITAAAAGLRWGEIQALTRDDFTVTRDERGEIDAVHINVDKAEVRLAGGTREVKRPKSRAGVRSVTVFGNDARSIADHVNTHGDQLLNVTYSGFQYHWRKARTQAGRPDLHFHALRHYSGTRFAQAGATLAEIMAWLGHSDVASAMRAVKG, from the coding sequence ATGCCGATCAACGCGATCACGCCCGACCAAGTACGAACGTGGCACGCAGAACAACTCAAATCCGGCAAGAAGACGTCTGTAGGACGCCAATACGACCTGATGAAGAGCGTGTTGAAGACCGCCGAGGAAGACGGACTCATAGCAAAAAACCCGTGCAGGGTACGCGGCGGGTCGAAGACATCCACAGAACTCACCGTGACGGCACCAACCGACTCAGAGCTAGACATCATTATTGAGGCGATGCCTGAACACCTTCGCTACCCAGTCATTACTGCAGCAGCGGCGGGTCTGCGCTGGGGAGAGATACAAGCACTGACACGTGATGACTTCACGGTCACACGGGACGAACGCGGCGAGATCGACGCCGTGCACATCAACGTGGACAAGGCAGAGGTACGACTCGCAGGCGGCACCCGCGAAGTCAAACGGCCCAAGTCACGAGCCGGAGTGCGCAGCGTAACTGTCTTCGGCAACGACGCACGATCAATCGCAGACCACGTAAACACGCACGGAGACCAACTGCTCAACGTTACCTATTCAGGTTTCCAGTACCACTGGCGAAAGGCGCGAACACAAGCAGGACGCCCAGACCTACACTTCCACGCATTGCGGCACTACTCAGGCACACGGTTTGCACAGGCAGGGGCTACACTCGCAGAGATCATGGCATGGCTAGGACACTCAGACGTCGCCAGCGCGATGCGTGCTGTCAAGGGGTGA
- a CDS encoding Nramp family divalent metal transporter — translation MRKTLISLTGPAFVAAVAYVDPGNVAANISAGSHYGYLLVWVLVVANLMAMFIQYHSAKLGLVTHRSLPEIMGERLSRRARLGMWAQAELIAAATDLAEVIGGAIALQLLFNLPLFAGALIIGAVSIILLIFQKKNQWFEGLVIGLLLVICIGFLAGLAIAPPDPADVAGGLIPRLEGKDSILLAASMLGATVMPHAIYLHSSLTKQRYPDLEIPHVLAGTRADIAVALSIAGLVNVGLLVLAGSALYGVDGTETISGAHTAIASHLGPLAGVLFAIGLLASGLASTSVGAYAGSEIMDGLLHIKVPLLVRRLVTLIPALVIIGCGVDPTMALVVSQALLSLGIPFAIIPLFRYAGSRDVMGEFAAKPWSMAVGWTLAALVIALNLALVLLPLL, via the coding sequence ATGCGTAAGACCTTAATCAGCCTCACCGGCCCCGCCTTCGTTGCTGCAGTGGCTTACGTCGACCCCGGCAACGTAGCCGCCAACATCAGCGCCGGCTCCCACTACGGCTACCTCCTGGTGTGGGTACTCGTCGTGGCCAACCTCATGGCCATGTTCATCCAGTACCACTCCGCCAAACTGGGCCTAGTCACCCACCGCTCCCTGCCGGAAATCATGGGCGAGCGTCTCTCCCGCCGCGCGCGCCTAGGCATGTGGGCCCAGGCCGAGCTCATCGCCGCGGCCACCGACCTCGCCGAAGTCATCGGCGGCGCCATTGCCCTGCAACTCCTCTTCAACCTCCCCCTGTTCGCGGGCGCGCTCATCATCGGCGCGGTCTCCATCATTCTCCTCATCTTCCAGAAGAAGAACCAGTGGTTCGAGGGGCTTGTCATCGGCCTGCTCCTGGTCATCTGCATCGGCTTCCTTGCCGGCCTCGCCATCGCCCCGCCCGACCCCGCCGACGTGGCCGGCGGCCTCATCCCCCGCCTAGAGGGCAAGGACAGCATCCTGCTGGCCGCCTCCATGTTGGGCGCCACCGTCATGCCGCACGCCATTTACCTACACTCCTCCCTGACCAAGCAGCGCTACCCCGACCTGGAAATCCCCCACGTGCTGGCCGGCACCCGCGCGGACATCGCCGTGGCGCTGTCCATCGCCGGGCTCGTCAACGTGGGCCTGCTGGTCCTGGCGGGCTCGGCCCTCTACGGCGTGGACGGCACAGAGACCATCTCCGGGGCCCACACGGCGATTGCCAGCCACCTCGGCCCGCTGGCCGGCGTTCTCTTCGCCATCGGCCTGCTGGCCAGCGGCCTCGCCTCGACGTCAGTGGGCGCCTACGCCGGCTCCGAAATCATGGACGGCCTGCTTCACATCAAGGTCCCCCTACTAGTCCGCCGCCTGGTCACGCTCATCCCGGCGCTGGTCATCATCGGCTGCGGGGTCGACCCCACTATGGCACTGGTGGTCAGCCAGGCACTTCTTTCCCTGGGCATCCCCTTCGCCATCATCCCGCTTTTCCGCTATGCCGGCTCCCGGGACGTCATGGGTGAGTTCGCCGCGAAACCCTGGTCTATGGCCGTGGGCTGGACGCTTGCCGCGCTGGTCATCGCACTCAATCTCGCCCTCGTGCTCCTGCCGCTGCTCTAG
- a CDS encoding NADP-dependent oxidoreductase, which translates to MTTSKQWVLASRPEGAPTNENFRLETAELPQLSDGQLLVENTYASVDPYMRGRMNDVKSYIPPFQIDEPLTGTAIGTVTESRSERFKVGDTVRHFAGWRTHAVLNEDEVEPINTSIAPAESYLGILGVTGLTAYVGLTAVGEMKEGDVVFVSGAAGAVGSAAGQIAKHLGASKVIGSAGSAEKIDYIKGLGFDEAFNYKDGDVSGQLAKAAPEGIDVYFDNVGGDHLEAAIANANTFGRIAMCGAIAQYNDTEPAPGPRNLGLSIGKCLTLRGFVVGQYSHLAEEFQEKIAPLVVDGSISYETTVRDSIENMPDAFLELFSGGNTGKMIVKF; encoded by the coding sequence TTGACCACGAGCAAACAATGGGTCCTCGCCTCCCGCCCAGAAGGCGCGCCGACTAACGAGAATTTTCGGCTCGAGACAGCAGAGCTTCCGCAGCTTTCCGACGGTCAGCTCCTCGTCGAGAACACCTACGCCAGCGTCGACCCTTATATGCGCGGGCGAATGAACGACGTGAAATCTTATATCCCGCCGTTCCAGATCGACGAGCCACTAACGGGCACAGCCATCGGCACTGTCACGGAGTCGCGCTCGGAGAGGTTCAAGGTGGGCGACACTGTGCGGCACTTCGCAGGATGGCGCACGCACGCCGTCCTCAACGAGGATGAGGTTGAACCCATCAACACCAGCATCGCCCCTGCTGAGTCCTATCTGGGCATCCTCGGCGTGACCGGCCTGACCGCCTATGTCGGTCTGACCGCCGTCGGAGAAATGAAAGAAGGCGATGTCGTGTTCGTCTCGGGCGCGGCGGGCGCTGTCGGCTCGGCGGCCGGGCAGATCGCGAAGCATCTCGGTGCGTCGAAGGTGATCGGGTCTGCAGGTTCTGCGGAGAAGATCGACTACATCAAGGGGCTCGGTTTCGACGAGGCATTCAATTACAAGGACGGCGATGTGAGTGGCCAGCTCGCCAAGGCCGCGCCGGAGGGCATCGACGTCTACTTCGACAACGTCGGTGGGGACCACCTCGAGGCGGCGATCGCCAACGCAAATACGTTCGGCCGCATCGCGATGTGCGGGGCGATCGCGCAGTACAACGACACCGAGCCCGCACCGGGGCCGCGCAATCTGGGCTTGTCCATCGGCAAGTGCCTCACGCTGCGTGGGTTCGTGGTGGGACAGTATTCCCACCTGGCCGAGGAATTCCAGGAGAAGATCGCGCCGCTCGTCGTCGACGGCTCCATCAGTTACGAAACGACGGTGCGCGACAGCATCGAGAACATGCCGGATGCATTCCTGGAGCTTTTCAGCGGCGGCAACACCGGCAAGATGATCGTCAAGTTTTAG
- the eno gene encoding phosphopyruvate hydratase: MADIMLTYAREILDSRGNPTVEVEVFLDDGSHGLAAVPSGASTGEHEAHELRDGDDRYAGKGVLNAVRNVNETIADAIAGIEADDQRVLDATMIEADGTDNKKNLGANAILGVSMAAAKAAADSAGLPLYRYIGGPNAHVLPVPMMNILNGGAHADSGVDVQEFMIAPIGAETFTEALRQGAEVYHALKSVIKDKGLSTGLGDEGGFAPSVDSTKAALDLIVEAIEKAGYKPGTDIALALDVASSEFFENGSYNFEGGQHSAEEMAKVYADLVENYPIVSIEDPLDENDWEGYTKLTAEIGDKVQIVGDDFFVTNPERLARGIEEKAANALLVKVNQIGTLTETFDAVELAHRNGYRTMMSHRSGETEDTTIADLAVALSCGQIKTGAPARSERVAKYNRLIRIEEELGPAAVYAGRDAFPRFNK, from the coding sequence GTGGCTGACATCATGCTGACGTACGCCCGCGAGATCCTGGATTCCCGCGGTAATCCCACGGTCGAGGTCGAGGTCTTCCTCGACGATGGCTCCCACGGTCTCGCCGCCGTTCCGTCCGGCGCTTCGACCGGTGAACACGAGGCGCACGAACTCCGCGACGGCGATGACCGCTACGCAGGCAAGGGCGTCCTGAACGCTGTCCGCAACGTCAACGAGACCATTGCCGATGCCATCGCCGGCATCGAGGCTGATGATCAGCGTGTGCTGGACGCCACCATGATCGAGGCCGACGGCACCGACAACAAGAAGAACCTCGGCGCTAACGCAATCCTGGGTGTCTCCATGGCAGCGGCGAAGGCTGCTGCTGATTCTGCCGGCCTGCCGCTCTACCGCTACATCGGCGGCCCGAACGCGCACGTCCTTCCGGTGCCGATGATGAACATCCTCAACGGCGGCGCGCACGCCGACTCGGGTGTGGATGTCCAGGAGTTCATGATCGCCCCGATCGGCGCTGAGACCTTCACCGAGGCGCTGCGCCAGGGTGCCGAGGTCTACCACGCGCTGAAGTCCGTCATCAAAGACAAGGGCCTGTCCACAGGACTTGGCGACGAGGGCGGCTTCGCCCCCTCCGTCGATTCCACCAAGGCGGCTCTCGACTTGATTGTGGAAGCCATCGAGAAGGCCGGCTACAAGCCGGGCACCGACATTGCTCTGGCTCTGGACGTCGCATCCTCCGAGTTCTTCGAGAACGGCTCCTATAACTTCGAGGGCGGCCAGCACTCCGCCGAGGAGATGGCGAAGGTCTACGCTGACCTGGTTGAGAACTACCCGATCGTGTCCATCGAGGACCCGCTGGACGAAAACGACTGGGAGGGCTACACCAAGCTCACCGCCGAAATCGGTGACAAGGTGCAGATCGTCGGTGACGACTTCTTTGTCACGAACCCGGAGCGCCTCGCACGCGGCATCGAGGAGAAGGCCGCCAACGCCCTGCTGGTCAAGGTCAACCAGATCGGCACCCTGACTGAGACTTTCGACGCTGTCGAACTCGCCCACCGCAATGGCTACCGCACGATGATGTCCCACCGTTCCGGCGAGACCGAGGACACGACCATCGCCGACCTGGCCGTGGCCCTGTCCTGCGGCCAGATCAAGACGGGTGCGCCGGCACGTTCCGAGCGCGTGGCCAAGTACAACCGCCTCATCCGCATCGAGGAGGAGCTCGGCCCGGCTGCGGTCTACGCCGGCCGTGACGCGTTCCCGCGCTTCAACAAGTAG
- a CDS encoding TetR/AcrR family transcriptional regulator, which produces MFTEHVHSSRSAAKAGTVSKVLATAYELFLTQGYATTSIRTIASEAGVSVGTVMGVGDKQTLLIRTIGQHISELHDDIRGQSDSLLDVLRPFLQMFTGHEELSRAFGAALIQQGNQGEALTALKTLLTDEITLRLGTRLSSADAAEYADLLYNVYLGLLIGWAAGIYDTEHLTSQAASSIERLNTAFGVTQ; this is translated from the coding sequence ATGTTCACTGAACACGTTCACTCATCGCGCTCGGCCGCCAAAGCTGGCACCGTCAGCAAGGTCCTAGCCACCGCCTACGAACTCTTCCTCACTCAGGGCTACGCCACCACCAGCATCCGGACTATCGCATCCGAAGCTGGCGTTAGCGTGGGAACCGTCATGGGAGTCGGCGACAAACAAACGCTGCTCATCCGCACCATTGGCCAACACATTTCAGAACTCCACGATGACATCCGGGGACAATCCGATAGCCTTCTCGATGTCCTGAGACCTTTCCTCCAGATGTTTACCGGCCACGAAGAGCTCTCCCGCGCCTTTGGCGCAGCACTCATCCAACAAGGCAATCAAGGCGAAGCGCTCACCGCACTCAAAACGCTCCTGACCGATGAAATCACCCTGCGACTCGGCACCAGGCTCAGCAGCGCCGATGCGGCCGAGTACGCCGACCTGCTGTACAACGTCTACCTCGGCTTACTCATCGGCTGGGCCGCCGGAATCTACGACACCGAGCACCTCACATCCCAAGCCGCCTCATCGATCGAACGCCTCAACACCGCATTCGGAGTAACCCAATGA
- a CDS encoding CopG family transcriptional regulator, whose amino-acid sequence MRTTINLPPKLLEETKVQAKANNVTLSSYVEEAVRAALKKEARISTEDTPVNLPSFDCGGPALVDLSNKEAVWAVLDDHS is encoded by the coding sequence ATGCGCACGACGATAAACCTCCCGCCGAAACTCCTTGAAGAAACGAAGGTCCAAGCCAAAGCCAACAATGTCACTTTGAGCTCATACGTCGAAGAGGCGGTCCGCGCTGCCCTCAAGAAGGAAGCCCGCATCAGTACCGAAGACACCCCCGTTAACCTGCCCTCCTTCGATTGCGGCGGACCGGCTCTAGTTGATCTCAGCAACAAAGAAGCTGTGTGGGCGGTACTCGATGATCATTCCTGA
- a CDS encoding Ppx/GppA phosphatase family protein: MTRVAAVDCGTNSIRLLIHDSEAGEICREMTIVRLGEGVDATGRFTPDAIARTRDALAAYAERMEAEGVEAVRMVATSATRDAANRDEFFGMTRELLGRIQPGANAEVISGEEEAALSFRGATADLAADRGPFCVIDLGGGSTEIMVGTSEEILGAYSTQMGCVRITERFMRTDPPTEAETAAAREYIDGQIAAALEVVPLGEADTFVGCAGTFTTLSAIAQGLDSYDPEAIHCSEITFGEMRDVTAQLRCQTAAQRLEDPVMHAGRADVIGSGSTVVEQLMTAITRETGGAAESFVISEKDILDGIVAGLL, encoded by the coding sequence ATGACCCGCGTAGCAGCCGTTGACTGCGGCACCAACTCCATCCGCCTGCTCATCCACGACTCGGAAGCCGGCGAAATTTGCCGCGAGATGACTATCGTGCGTCTCGGTGAAGGTGTCGATGCCACAGGCCGTTTCACCCCGGACGCTATCGCCCGCACCCGCGACGCCCTTGCCGCTTATGCCGAGCGCATGGAGGCCGAAGGCGTGGAGGCTGTCCGCATGGTCGCCACTTCCGCGACCCGTGATGCCGCGAACCGCGACGAATTCTTCGGCATGACCCGCGAACTGCTCGGCCGGATCCAGCCCGGCGCCAACGCCGAGGTCATTTCCGGCGAGGAGGAGGCCGCCCTGTCTTTCCGCGGCGCCACCGCCGACCTTGCCGCCGACCGAGGCCCTTTCTGCGTCATCGACCTCGGCGGCGGCTCCACCGAAATCATGGTGGGCACCTCCGAGGAGATTCTCGGCGCTTACTCGACGCAGATGGGGTGCGTGCGGATCACCGAACGCTTCATGCGTACTGATCCGCCCACCGAGGCCGAGACCGCCGCCGCTCGCGAGTACATCGATGGGCAGATCGCCGCGGCTCTCGAAGTCGTGCCGTTGGGTGAGGCTGATACCTTCGTCGGCTGCGCGGGCACCTTCACCACTCTGAGCGCGATCGCGCAGGGGCTGGACTCCTACGACCCCGAGGCCATCCACTGCTCCGAGATCACATTCGGCGAGATGCGGGATGTCACCGCGCAGCTGCGGTGCCAGACGGCTGCGCAGCGCCTCGAAGATCCCGTCATGCACGCGGGGCGTGCCGACGTCATCGGCTCCGGCTCCACCGTCGTCGAACAGCTAATGACTGCCATCACGCGTGAGACTGGCGGTGCCGCTGAGTCCTTCGTCATCAGTGAGAAAGACATTCTCGACGGAATCGTCGCGGGCTTGCTCTAG
- a CDS encoding type 1 glutamine amidotransferase domain-containing protein: MTKVLMIVSAAEQWTLNDGTPHPTGFWAEELVTPYSVFTDAGWDVDVATPGGKAPTVDQASLNENAVDAETLAAVKTKLEELEPVLAQPLSLDDVEAENYDLVFYPGGHGPMEDLAVNETSGRILDQRMADNAPTALLCHAPAAVLATVNAPGGSPFAGRAMTGFSNDEERAGGLAEKAPWLLEDRLVELGAKYEKAPEPFASYVVVDGNLYTGQNPSSSQELAERLVKDLS; encoded by the coding sequence ATGACCAAGGTACTCATGATCGTTTCGGCGGCCGAGCAGTGGACGCTTAACGACGGCACGCCTCACCCCACCGGCTTCTGGGCCGAGGAGTTGGTGACGCCGTATTCGGTTTTCACCGACGCAGGCTGGGATGTGGATGTGGCAACCCCGGGCGGCAAAGCTCCGACCGTCGATCAGGCAAGCCTGAATGAGAATGCGGTCGACGCTGAGACACTCGCAGCGGTGAAAACGAAGCTGGAAGAGCTGGAACCTGTTCTGGCGCAGCCGCTCAGCCTTGATGATGTCGAGGCCGAAAATTACGACCTCGTCTTCTACCCCGGCGGGCATGGGCCGATGGAAGACCTCGCCGTCAACGAGACGTCAGGACGCATTCTTGACCAGCGCATGGCTGATAACGCGCCTACGGCCCTCCTCTGCCACGCCCCGGCCGCTGTGCTGGCGACCGTGAATGCGCCCGGCGGCTCGCCATTCGCCGGGCGTGCGATGACCGGCTTTTCCAACGACGAGGAGCGCGCCGGCGGCCTTGCCGAGAAGGCGCCGTGGCTGCTGGAGGACAGGCTCGTGGAGCTCGGAGCGAAGTACGAAAAGGCTCCCGAGCCGTTCGCCTCCTACGTCGTTGTTGACGGCAACTTGTACACCGGGCAGAACCCGTCCTCGTCGCAGGAGCTCGCGGAGCGCCTCGTAAAGGACCTTTCCTGA
- a CDS encoding DoxX family protein, whose translation MILESSPAWPSLLLAAILLGDAALSLKPVPFIEACLSGVKLPKDWWWALIVIKCLAAVGLIAGLWFPGVGITAMIGVIAYFCAAAAAHVRAHFLGSAFWINCLGMLAFSIGVLILTLALN comes from the coding sequence ATGATCCTAGAATCTTCCCCAGCCTGGCCCTCCCTTCTACTAGCAGCCATTCTGCTTGGCGACGCCGCCCTCTCCCTCAAACCAGTCCCCTTCATCGAAGCCTGCCTCAGCGGCGTCAAACTCCCCAAGGACTGGTGGTGGGCGCTCATTGTCATCAAGTGCCTCGCCGCCGTAGGACTCATTGCCGGCCTCTGGTTCCCCGGCGTAGGAATCACAGCCATGATTGGAGTCATCGCCTATTTCTGCGCGGCCGCAGCAGCCCATGTCCGCGCCCACTTCCTCGGTAGCGCATTCTGGATCAACTGCTTAGGCATGCTCGCATTCTCCATCGGAGTACTGATCCTGACGCTCGCACTGAATTAA
- a CDS encoding septum formation initiator family protein, with protein sequence MATSSARGALRSDTSPQHTGMPGRAGGSRRRPTTVPVASRDAERAARKQKRSRTDMLKGDIVGVAVLITVVLVVLVAIAVPLRNYYTGKAEIARLNESIAAKQEEKAQLQEDLERYSDPEYAKQEARRRLSMVEPGETAWRIIDPRMEGSTITSEHAEDPNAGAPWNEILWNSLREVPKEEEAAPPEEIPEQQ encoded by the coding sequence ATGGCCACTTCTTCCGCACGAGGCGCTCTCCGAAGCGACACCAGCCCCCAGCACACCGGCATGCCCGGACGTGCTGGGGGCTCACGTCGTCGTCCGACGACGGTGCCCGTGGCCAGCCGCGACGCCGAGCGGGCCGCGAGGAAGCAGAAGCGCTCGCGCACAGACATGCTCAAAGGCGACATTGTCGGTGTCGCCGTCTTGATCACGGTCGTACTCGTCGTTCTCGTCGCGATCGCAGTTCCGCTGCGCAACTATTACACGGGTAAGGCCGAGATCGCGCGTCTCAACGAGTCGATCGCGGCGAAGCAAGAGGAAAAGGCCCAGCTTCAGGAGGATCTGGAGCGCTACAGCGACCCCGAGTACGCAAAGCAGGAGGCCCGTCGCCGGCTCAGCATGGTGGAGCCGGGGGAGACCGCGTGGCGCATCATCGACCCGCGCATGGAGGGTTCGACGATCACGAGCGAGCACGCGGAGGACCCTAACGCGGGTGCGCCGTGGAACGAGATCCTCTGGAATTCCTTGCGCGAGGTTCCCAAGGAAGAAGAGGCAGCTCCGCCCGAGGAGATCCCCGAACAGCAGTAG
- a CDS encoding NUDIX domain-containing protein — translation MIEVAAVVIRNPQGHVLTVRKKSSTKYQLPGGKPEAGEALVDAALREVAEEVGLTLDAESLNKLGTFDAPAANEPGEVVVGTIFTYTRTVTADEPHAAAEIGDTAWVNPAAPDRELAHLLRDRVFPTLA, via the coding sequence ATGATTGAAGTAGCAGCCGTCGTCATCCGCAACCCACAAGGCCACGTGCTTACCGTGCGCAAGAAGTCCTCCACCAAGTACCAACTGCCCGGCGGCAAGCCCGAGGCGGGCGAGGCGCTTGTCGACGCCGCCCTGCGCGAAGTTGCCGAAGAAGTAGGCCTCACCCTCGACGCCGAGAGCCTCAACAAACTCGGCACCTTCGACGCTCCCGCCGCCAACGAACCGGGCGAGGTCGTCGTCGGCACCATCTTCACCTACACCCGCACCGTCACCGCCGACGAACCCCATGCCGCCGCCGAAATCGGCGACACCGCCTGGGTCAACCCAGCAGCCCCCGACCGCGAGCTTGCACACCTGCTGCGCGACCGCGTCTTCCCCACGCTGGCCTAG
- a CDS encoding DUF501 domain-containing protein codes for MSVMQKPTEEELATVARQLGRIPRGVLEIAYTTPDKQPAVVTTAPKLDDGTPFPTLYYLTDPRLTAEASRLEVAQVMKWMEARLGSDTKLKADYEVAHRHYLDKRNSIEDLGTDFSGGGMPDRVKCLHVLIAYALAEGPGRVRLGTEAVALAAEHGNLRGTAIPADWPALADLGISLEEAGEGLA; via the coding sequence ATGAGCGTCATGCAGAAACCCACTGAGGAAGAGCTCGCCACCGTCGCTCGGCAACTCGGCCGCATTCCGCGCGGCGTGCTCGAGATCGCGTACACGACGCCAGACAAGCAACCGGCGGTAGTCACGACTGCACCCAAGCTTGACGACGGCACCCCGTTCCCCACCCTCTACTATCTCACCGATCCACGCCTCACCGCGGAAGCGTCCCGCCTCGAGGTCGCCCAGGTGATGAAGTGGATGGAAGCCCGGTTGGGCTCGGACACGAAGCTGAAGGCAGACTATGAGGTCGCGCACCGCCATTACCTGGACAAGCGCAATTCGATCGAGGACCTTGGCACTGATTTCTCTGGTGGCGGCATGCCGGATCGTGTGAAGTGCCTTCACGTCCTGATCGCGTACGCTCTCGCCGAGGGGCCGGGCCGCGTGCGCCTCGGCACGGAGGCGGTCGCTCTCGCCGCCGAGCACGGTAATCTGCGCGGGACGGCTATTCCCGCTGACTGGCCGGCACTCGCGGATCTCGGCATTTCACTCGAGGAAGCAGGGGAGGGGCTGGCATGA
- a CDS encoding IS256 family transposase, giving the protein MTAVSPKKGHDPARVNEISEKLMENPELASLISELSASADDASDLVKGLLQASINAGLQAEMDAHLGYGHADRKAKARVETAQESNHRNGSYTKTVNSGYGALEVTMPRDRAGTFVPKMVPKGSRRLTELDDMIISLYAGGMTVRDIQHHLAGTLGVDMSPDTISTITDAVLDEVLIWQNRQLDEFYPVIFLDALRVKIRDGHRVVNKACYIAIGVDIDGIKHILGLWIADNEGAAFWASVCADLANRGVQDVFIVCCDGLKGLPEAVEATWPNSMVQTCIVHLIRAANRWVSYQDRKPVSRALREIYTAANEDAARASLDAFEASELGRKYPQSVKVWRDAWDRFVPFLQFPPAARRVLYTTNSIESLNAELRKATRNRGQFPNDTAALKTLWLMICNIEDKRAAQRAKKAKRDIECNGYIEGAKANGWKQAINQLAVAYPDRFADYL; this is encoded by the coding sequence ATGACTGCTGTGTCACCGAAGAAAGGCCATGACCCGGCGAGGGTCAACGAGATCAGCGAGAAGCTGATGGAAAATCCTGAGCTGGCCAGCCTGATCAGCGAGCTGTCGGCCTCTGCTGATGATGCAAGCGACCTGGTTAAAGGCCTGTTGCAGGCATCGATCAACGCTGGTCTGCAGGCGGAGATGGATGCGCATTTGGGCTACGGCCATGCCGACCGTAAGGCGAAGGCCCGGGTGGAAACCGCACAGGAGAGCAATCACCGCAACGGGTCGTACACCAAGACCGTCAATTCTGGGTATGGCGCGTTGGAAGTGACTATGCCGAGGGATCGTGCTGGCACGTTTGTTCCAAAGATGGTGCCGAAGGGATCCCGTCGGCTGACAGAGCTCGACGACATGATTATCTCGTTGTACGCCGGCGGGATGACCGTGCGCGATATTCAGCACCATCTCGCCGGCACCCTGGGGGTGGATATGAGCCCAGATACGATCAGTACCATTACCGATGCGGTGTTGGATGAGGTGCTGATCTGGCAGAACAGGCAACTCGACGAGTTCTACCCAGTGATCTTCCTTGACGCGCTGCGAGTGAAGATCCGCGATGGTCACCGGGTGGTCAACAAAGCCTGCTACATAGCCATCGGTGTGGATATCGACGGCATCAAGCACATTTTAGGATTGTGGATCGCAGACAATGAAGGTGCCGCATTCTGGGCATCAGTCTGCGCAGATTTGGCCAACCGTGGCGTCCAGGACGTGTTCATCGTGTGTTGCGACGGGCTCAAAGGCCTGCCGGAAGCCGTGGAGGCAACCTGGCCGAATTCGATGGTGCAGACCTGCATCGTGCACCTGATTCGAGCTGCGAACCGGTGGGTGTCCTACCAAGACCGCAAACCCGTATCGAGGGCGCTACGTGAGATCTACACGGCCGCCAACGAGGACGCCGCCCGTGCCAGCCTGGATGCTTTCGAGGCCTCAGAGTTGGGCCGTAAATACCCGCAGTCGGTCAAAGTCTGGCGCGACGCCTGGGACCGGTTCGTGCCGTTTTTGCAGTTCCCGCCGGCGGCCCGGCGGGTGCTCTACACCACCAATTCGATCGAATCGCTGAATGCTGAACTGCGTAAAGCTACCCGTAACCGGGGCCAATTCCCGAACGATACCGCGGCGCTGAAGACCCTATGGTTGATGATCTGCAACATCGAAGACAAGCGCGCCGCCCAGCGAGCGAAGAAGGCGAAGCGCGACATCGAATGCAACGGCTATATTGAAGGAGCGAAAGCCAACGGGTGGAAACAAGCCATCAACCAACTAGCCGTGGCGTACCCCGACCGATTCGCGGACTACTTGTAA